One window from the genome of Oryza glaberrima chromosome 3, OglaRS2, whole genome shotgun sequence encodes:
- the LOC127768470 gene encoding probable linoleate 9S-lipoxygenase 4, with protein sequence MQVQGFFDRLTGRNKEAWKEGRIRGTAVLVKKDVLGLGDFHASLLDGVHNILGHKEGVAFRLVSATARDPSNGGRGKLGKPAHLEELVVTMKSTAAGESVFRVAFEWDESQGIPGAVVVTNSNRSEFFLKTLTLDGVPGKGTVVFVANSWIYPADNYQYERVFFANDTYLPSKMPAPLIPYRQEELDILRGDGKIGPYKEHDRIYRYDYYNDLGQPDKGSKLVRPVLGGSQELPYPRRGRTGRAPTKTDPNTESRLPLLDLNIYVPRDERFGHLKMSDFLGYSLKAIVEGVLPIIRTYVDTTPKEFDSFQDIMELYEGGLKVANASALAEIKKRVPFELIKSLLPVAGDQVLKLPLPHVIKEDKFAWRTDEEFAREMLAGVNPVMIKRLTNFPAKSTLDPNVYGDHTSKITEAHIKHNMEGLTVQNALKGNRLFILDHHDHFMPFLDKINKLDGNFIYASRTILLLKDDGTLKPLAIELSLPHPDGQQHGAVSKVYTPANTGVESQIWQLAKAYASVNDSAWHQLISHWLNTHAVIEPFVIATNRQLSVVHPVHKLLSPHYRDTMNINALARQTLINADGIFEKTVFPGKYALEMSSVVYKNWKFTEQALPVDLVKRGVAVPDPTSPYNVRLLIKDYPYAVDGLVIWWAIERWVGEYLAIYYPNDGVLRGDEELQAWWKEVREVGHGDLKDQDWWPKMDTVQELTRACTIIIWIASALHAAVNFGQYPYAGFLPNRPTVSRRPMPEPGTEEYAKLERGGDEADLVFIHTITSQFQTILGISLIEILSKHSSDEVYLGQRDTPEWTSDAKALDAFKRFGSRLVDIENRIKDMNGNSALKNRNGPVKMPYMLLYPNTSDVTKEKGQGLTAMGIPNSISI encoded by the exons AAGGACGTGCTCGGCCTCGGCGACTTCCACGCCTCCCTCCTCGACGGCGTCCACAACATCCTCGGCCACAAGGAGGGCGTCGCCTTCCGCCTCGTCAGCGCCACCGCCCGCGACCCAA GCAATGGAGGGAGGGGGAAGCTGGGGAAGCCGGCGCACCTGGAGGAGCTGGTGGTGACGATGaagtcgacggcggcgggggagtcGGTGTTCCGGGTGGCGTTCGAGTGGGACGAGTCGCAGGGGAtccccggcgccgtcgtcgtcaccaacTCCAACCGGTCCGAGTTCTTCCTCAAGACGCTCACCCTCGACGGCGTCCCCGGCAAGGGCACCGTCGTCTTCGTCGCCAACTCGTGGATCTACCCCGCCGACAACTACCAGTACGAGCGCGTCTTCTTCGCCAACGAT ACATATCTGCCTAGCAAAATGCCTGCACCTTTGATCCCTTACCGGCAAGAAGAACTCGACATTCTACGAGGGGACGGTAAAATTGGACCATACAAGGAGCATGACCGTATCTACCGTTATGATTACTATAACGACCTTGGCCAACCAGACAAAGGCAGTAAACTAGTACGACCAGTCCTCGGTGGCAGCCAAGAACTCCCCTATCCCCGTCGAGGCAGAACTGGCCGGGCCCCAACAAAGACTG ACCCAAATACAGAAAGCAGGCTTCCTCTGCTGGACTTGAACATTTATGTCCCACGCGACGAACGGTTCGGGCACCTCAAGATGTCAGACTTCCTTGGGTACTCTCTTAAGGCTATTGTTGAGGGTGTTCTCCCAATAATAAGGACCTATGTCGATACGACACCAAAGGAGTTTGATTCTTTTCAAGACATCATGGAACTCTATGAAGGTGGACTGAAAGTGGCCAATGCCTCTGCACTAGCAGAGATCAAGAAGAGAGTTCCCTTTGAACTTATTAAGAGTCTTTTGCCAGTTGCTGGCGATCAAGTCTTGAAGTTACCCCTACCACATGTTATCAAAG AGGACAAATTTGCTTGGAGGACTGATGAGGAGTTTGCACGAGAAATGCTCGCAGGAGTTAACCCAGTGATGATCAAGCGTCTGACG AATTTCCCGGCAAAAAGTACTCTGGATCCAAATGTGTACGGTGACCATACCAGCAAGATCACCGAAGCTCACATTAAGCACAACATGGAGGGCCTCACGGTGCAAAAT GCACTGAAGGGCAACAGGCTTTTCATCCTAGACCACCACGATCACTTCATGCCGTTCCTGGACAAGATCAACAAGTTGGACGGTAACTTCATATATGCGAGCAGGACCATTCTGCTCCTGAAGGACGATGGCACCCTGAAGCCCCTGGCGATCGAGCTGAGCCTGCCGCACCCCGATGGCCAGCAGCACGGCGCCGTCAGCAAGGTGTACACTCCAGCCAACACCGGCGTCGAGAGCCAAATCTGGCAGCTCGCCAAGGCTTACGCCTCCGTCAACGACTCTGCTTGGCACCAGCTGATCAGCCACTG gcTGAACACGCACGCCGTGATCGAGCCGTTCGTGATCGCGACGAACCGGCAGCTCAGCGTGGTGCACCCCGTGCACAAGCTGCTGAGCCCGCACTACCGCGACACGATGAACATCAACGCTCTGGCACGGCAGACACTCATCAACGCCGATGGCATCTTCGAGAAGACCGTCTTCCCAGGCAAGTACGCGCTCGAGATGTCCTCCGTCGTGTACAAGAACTGGAAGTTCACCGAGCAGGCTCTCCCCGTCGATCTCGTCAAGAG AGGGGTGGCCGTGCCGGACCCGACGAGCCCGTACAACGTCCGGCTGCTGATCAAGGACTACCCGTACGCCGTGGACGGGCTGGTGATCTGGTGGGCGATCGAGCGGTGGGTGGGCGAGTACCTGGCCATCTACTACCCCAACGACGGCGTGCtccgcggcgacgaggagctgcAGGCGTGGTGGAAGGAGGTGCGCGAGGTCGGCCATGGCGACCTCAAGGACCAGGACTGGTGGCCCAAGATGGACACCGTCCAGGAGCTCACCCGGGCGTGCACCATCATCATCTGGATCGCGTCGGCGCTGCACGCGGCGGTCAACTTCGGCCAGTACCCGTACGCGGGGTTCCTCCCGAACCGGCCGACGGTGAGCCGGCGGCCGATGCCGGAGCCGGGCACCGAGGAGTACGCGAAGCTGGAGCGCGGCGGTGACGAGGCCGACCTGGTGTTCATCCACACAATCACCAGCCAGTTCCAGACCATCCTCGGCATCTCGCTCATCGAGATCCTGTCCAAGCACTCCTCCGACGAGGTCTACCTCGGCCAACGCGACACGCCGGAGTGGACGTCGGACGCCAAGGCGCTGGACGCGTTCAAGAGGTTCGGCAGCCGGCTGGTGGATATCGAGAACCGGATCAAGGACATGAACGGCAACTCGGCGCTCAAGAACCGGAACGGGCCGGTGA